In a genomic window of Salmo trutta chromosome 32, fSalTru1.1, whole genome shotgun sequence:
- the LOC115171432 gene encoding hepatic leukemia factor-like has translation MEKMARPVPLNSSFQPPTNGVLKSLLENPMKLPFHHEEGFGKEKNEKEKKLDEEGGANTPQSAFLGPTLWDKTLPYDGDNFQLEYMDLEEFLSENGIPANSAQNNQNQPRQPTIQHVSPAPPIPSVVDLSSHATTSVHTAMVSQNCLQSPPARAVLPSAARNTPSPIDPESIQVPVGYEPDPADLALSSVPGQEMFDPRKRKFAPEELKPQPMIKKARKIFIPEDLKDDKYWARRRKNNVAAKRSRDARRLKENQIAIRAGFLEKENGALRSEVADLRKELGRTKNIVAKYEARHGPL, from the exons ATGGAGAAAATGGCCAGACCTGTTCCTTTAAACTCATCTTTCCAACCTCCAACTAATGGCGTACTGAAATCCCTGTTGGAGAATCCAATGAAGCTGCCATTTCATCATGAAGAAG GTTTTGGAAAAGAGAagaatgagaaagagaaaaagtTGGATGAGGAAGGTGGTGCCAATACTCCACAGTCGGCCTTCCTAGGGCCAACCCTGTGGGACAAGACCTTGCCATATGATGGGGACAACTTTCAGCTAGAGTACATGGACCTGGAAGAGTTTCTGTCAGAGAATGGCATCCCCGCAAACTCAGCTCAGAATAACCAAAACCAGCCCCGGCAGCCCACTATCCAGCATGTTTCCCCTGCACCCCCCATACCCTCTGTGGTCGACCTCAGCAGCCATGCCACTACCTCCGTTCATACAGCCATGGTCTCCCAGAACTGTCTCCAGAGCCCCCCAGCCAGAGCAG TGCTGCCCTCAGCTGCCAGGAACACCCCCAGCCCCATCGATCCAGAGTCTATTCAAGTTCCAGTGGGCTACGAGCCTGACCCTGCAGACCTGGCTCTGTCCAGCGTGCCCGGACAGGAGATGTTTGACCCCCGAAAACGCAAGTTTGCCCCAGAGGAGCTCAAACCACAGCCCATGATCAAAAAGGCACGCAAGATCTTCATCCCCGAAGATCTCAAG GATGACAAGTACTGGGCCAGACGCAGAAAGAACAACGTAGCAGCCAAAAGATCACGGGATGCCAGGCGACTGAAGGAGAACCAAATTGCCATCCGGGCTGGCTTCCTAGAGAAAGAGAACGGTGCGCTTCGCTCCGAGGTGGCCGACTTGAGGAAGGAACTGGGTCGCACCAAGAACATTGTGGCCAAATACGAGGCTCGGCATGGGCCCCTGTGA